The Solidesulfovibrio fructosivorans JJ] genomic interval TTTTTAAAGGGTTTCCCCTCTCGCACCTCCTTTCTTCCTAACTTTGTCCTTTGGGCGTGGCGACGCCGCCGGCGGCGGCGAGTTCGGCCAGGGCGATGTCGATCATGGCCGGAACGCGTTCGGCGATGGCGGGCGAGAGTTCGATGCTCATGTTCTGAAAATCGAGGGGCTCCATGCCGATGACCACGGTGTCCGGGCGGTGTCCGGCCAGTTCGCAATAGATCAGCGTGTCGACGAGGTCGGACTGGTGCATGGAGTCCTTGAAGGCCAGGGATTTGCGCAGGTCCTCGCCGGTGAGACGGTAGATGGTGCCGGGGGCGTCGCCGCCGAGCACGGCGTCGAGCACGATGCAGTAGTCGCATTCCATGAGCGGGGCCATGAGCTTCATGCCCAGGTTGCCGCCGTCCATGAGGGTGACGTTGTCGGAAAAATCGTGGGTTTCGAGAAGGCGCTCCACGGCCCGCACGCCGACGCCCTCGTCGGTGTAGAGGATGTTGCCGACGCCGAGGATGAGGATTTTGCGCGGGGTATCGGACATGCGACCTCCTTGAGAAACGAAGAACCCGGCCGAAGCCGGGTCCTTCGT includes:
- a CDS encoding HyaD/HybD family hydrogenase maturation endopeptidase — its product is MSDTPRKILILGVGNILYTDEGVGVRAVERLLETHDFSDNVTLMDGGNLGMKLMAPLMECDYCIVLDAVLGGDAPGTIYRLTGEDLRKSLAFKDSMHQSDLVDTLIYCELAGHRPDTVVIGMEPLDFQNMSIELSPAIAERVPAMIDIALAELAAAGGVATPKGQS